One stretch of Rhodococcus antarcticus DNA includes these proteins:
- a CDS encoding relaxase/mobilization nuclease domain-containing protein, translating into MITVAKKGSRTRGLVEYLFGPGRHEEHTNQRIVAAWDVGWEGITHPDEVQRALLTAELDRPIATLESLSGERAPAQHVYHVSISNHGEDRNLSDAEWSLVAHAVAEKLGFTETDTRAGVRWIAVHHGAASGDRDHIHIQATLVREDGRAVRLQSDRRALREVATEMRERFGLEVRTREVGAGTPPLSRVEVQRQVQTREESVREELRRTVRACATAARTESEFVAMATEHRVVLRPRWDTGTGRTTVVGYSAARPTSPTSGQDLVWFGGGKLGKDLTLPALRAGWAQDPSAVPAWRSVDDPRHTTAGPATTGTGRRRPELTTGGDTQEVAAARAVHEVREALRAVPVGDGRAWSAAARDGAGVLAAAAQALEGRPAVSVSLAAHALAEAVDKQPGRHVPPAVGEGRLGSAARAMLTVIGASADGVGTAVLLTQVLRLSESIAEAHAQAGRLALARAAALSAERNVTALALVGGPRELGPVPNPAMAWAMEQARRAARTPITRPLASPNQAAPPVRGRPTRDLDRGM; encoded by the coding sequence ATCACCCACCCGGATGAGGTGCAGCGGGCACTGCTGACCGCAGAGCTGGACCGGCCGATCGCGACGCTGGAGAGCCTGAGCGGGGAGCGGGCCCCAGCCCAGCACGTCTACCACGTGTCGATCAGCAACCATGGTGAGGACCGCAACCTCAGCGACGCCGAGTGGTCGCTGGTCGCGCACGCCGTGGCGGAGAAGCTGGGCTTCACCGAGACCGACACCCGGGCCGGGGTCCGGTGGATTGCCGTGCACCACGGGGCGGCGTCGGGGGACCGTGACCACATCCACATTCAGGCGACCCTGGTGCGGGAGGACGGTCGGGCTGTGCGCCTGCAGAGCGACCGCCGCGCCCTGCGCGAGGTGGCCACCGAGATGCGCGAGCGCTTCGGCCTGGAGGTCCGCACCCGCGAGGTTGGGGCGGGCACCCCGCCGCTGTCGCGGGTGGAGGTGCAACGCCAGGTGCAGACCCGGGAGGAGTCGGTGCGGGAGGAGCTGCGGCGCACGGTCCGGGCGTGCGCCACGGCGGCCCGGACCGAGTCGGAGTTCGTGGCTATGGCTACTGAGCACCGGGTGGTGCTGCGCCCACGGTGGGACACCGGGACCGGGCGCACCACGGTCGTCGGGTACTCGGCGGCCCGACCCACCAGCCCCACGTCCGGGCAGGACCTGGTGTGGTTCGGCGGCGGGAAGCTCGGCAAGGACCTGACCCTGCCCGCGCTGCGCGCCGGATGGGCGCAGGACCCCAGTGCGGTCCCGGCGTGGCGGTCTGTCGACGACCCCCGGCACACCACGGCCGGGCCAGCGACCACCGGGACCGGGAGGCGGCGACCGGAGCTGACCACCGGTGGCGACACCCAGGAGGTGGCTGCGGCCCGGGCGGTGCACGAGGTGCGCGAAGCCCTGCGGGCGGTCCCGGTCGGGGATGGGCGGGCATGGTCGGCGGCGGCCCGCGACGGGGCGGGGGTCCTCGCGGCAGCAGCGCAGGCGTTGGAGGGGAGGCCGGCGGTGTCGGTGTCGCTGGCGGCGCACGCCCTGGCCGAGGCCGTCGACAAGCAGCCCGGTCGGCACGTGCCACCGGCGGTCGGTGAAGGCCGTCTTGGGTCGGCGGCGCGGGCGATGCTGACCGTCATCGGGGCCAGCGCGGATGGGGTGGGCACCGCGGTGCTGCTCACCCAGGTGCTGCGGCTGTCGGAGTCGATTGCCGAGGCCCACGCCCAGGCCGGGCGCCTGGCCCTGGCCCGGGCGGCGGCCCTGTCCGCGGAGCGCAACGTCACCGCCCTGGCCCTGGTCGGTGGTCCCCGCGAGCTGGGACCGGTGCCCAACCCCGCGATGGCGTGGGCGATGGAGCAGGCGCGTCGGGCCGCCCGCACCCCGATCACGCGCCCACTGGCCTCCCCGAACCAGGCGGCGCCTCCGGTGCGCGGGAGACCGACACGGGACCTCGACCGAGGAATGTAG
- a CDS encoding toxin-antitoxin system — protein sequence MATAEHRKLGRPHKGDRHMTSVRLPQEVYEEVQRRAAERGAHVSGYLADLLSVTLGLPEYATETGQEPLPMTG from the coding sequence ATGGCCACCGCTGAGCACCGGAAGCTCGGTCGCCCGCACAAGGGTGATCGCCACATGACCTCGGTACGCCTCCCCCAGGAGGTCTACGAGGAGGTGCAGCGACGCGCAGCAGAGCGCGGAGCGCATGTCAGCGGATACCTCGCTGACCTGCTGTCCGTGACCCTGGGCCTGCCCGAATACGCCACCGAGACAGGACAGGAACCGCTGCCGATGACGGGTTAG
- a CDS encoding ParA family protein — protein MRRVVAIANGKGGVGKTSLTAGLAGLFAASGYRVLTVDADPQGNLRRDLGYADSDGQELAAAITEGTHLTPIRGVRENLDVVPGGVALEGLVLAPDSDQLHGLRSALDSLRPHGQAHEDYDLVLIDTPPGEAGLQSLVFAAADYLIIPTRSDDASLDGLVRVATRFAAARATNPGLTLLGVLLFGVRANSVRARESVRASLVDTLDGAAPVFQASIRYLESAAIDMRRRGLLPHELEQSQLKEKARRIARLKRGSRATDSEDLLSRDASGIAGDYLALAREILDAIAERETPAAHAGVR, from the coding sequence ATGCGACGAGTTGTCGCGATCGCAAACGGCAAGGGCGGGGTGGGCAAGACCAGCCTGACTGCGGGTCTTGCAGGTCTCTTCGCCGCGAGCGGTTACCGGGTGCTGACCGTGGACGCGGACCCGCAAGGGAACCTGCGCCGCGACCTTGGCTACGCCGACAGCGACGGCCAAGAGCTTGCGGCCGCCATCACCGAAGGGACGCACCTCACGCCCATCCGCGGCGTCCGGGAAAACCTCGACGTCGTTCCTGGCGGGGTCGCGCTCGAGGGACTGGTCCTGGCCCCAGACAGCGACCAGCTGCACGGCTTGCGGTCTGCACTCGACAGCCTGAGGCCGCATGGGCAGGCGCACGAGGACTACGACCTCGTGCTCATCGACACCCCGCCTGGGGAGGCCGGCCTGCAGAGCCTCGTATTCGCCGCAGCGGACTACCTGATCATCCCGACCCGCTCCGACGACGCCTCGCTCGACGGCCTTGTCCGCGTCGCCACCCGCTTCGCCGCTGCCCGCGCCACCAACCCCGGCCTGACCTTGCTGGGGGTGCTTCTGTTCGGCGTCCGCGCGAACAGTGTCCGTGCCCGCGAGTCCGTGCGGGCATCCCTGGTCGACACCCTCGACGGCGCCGCGCCCGTCTTCCAGGCCAGCATCCGTTACCTGGAGTCGGCGGCCATCGATATGCGCCGCCGCGGCCTGTTACCCCACGAGCTCGAGCAGTCCCAGCTCAAGGAGAAAGCCCGCCGCATCGCCCGGCTCAAGCGGGGCAGCAGAGCTACCGACAGCGAGGACCTCCTCAGCCGCGACGCCTCCGGCATCGCCGGCGACTACCTCGCACTCGCGAGGGAGATCCTTGACGCCATCGCCGAGCGGGAGACCCCGGCCGCGCACGCAGGTGTCCGATGA